CGCGCATATCGGCTGCCTGACCACCTCCATCGACGCCTTTATGCGTAATATCCAGCCGTTTATGGTGGCGGATGGGCTGGCGGACTTCTCGCGCGACGAACACCTGATGGCGCTGCGCTACACCGCCGGCCGCTGCGGCCGCGTGGTCAGCACCGCCGAACTGCTGCCGCAAAGCAACGCCATCGCCAGCAAAGAGGCGCTGCGGGCGATGATCCTGCCGCTGCTGGATGAAGACAGCGAAGAGATGGGCAACGACGAGAACCTGATTGACTACGGTCTGGATTCGGTGCGCATTATGGAGCTGGCGACGCGCTGGCGTAAAATTCGCGGCGATATCGATTTTATCGCGCTGGCCAAAAATCCGACCATTGACAGCTGGTGGGCGCTGCTCGCCGGAGAGCAGGCCGGATGAGCAACTGGGATTTTAGCGGCAAACGCGTGTGGGTGACCGGCGCAGGCGCCGGCATCGGCTTACAGACCGCGCGACAGTTTGCGGAAGCGGGTGCCGAGGTTATCGGCTTTGATCTGCGGTTCGCCGAGTCGGCGTACCCATTTCGCACCGAAGTGCTGGATATCGCTGACGCCGAGGCGGTGGATCGCGTATGCACGCGGCTGCTGGCGGAACACGGCGAGCTGGACGTGCTGGTCAACGGCGCCGGCATTTTGCGCATGGGCCTGACCGACGCCACCAGCAGCGCCGACTGGATGGCCTGCCTGAACGTCAACGCCGGCGGGGCGTTCAATATGTTCCGCCACACGCTGCCGGTATTCCGCCGCCAGCGTCGCGGTGCGATCGTCAGCATTGCCTCCAACGCGGCGCACGTGCCGCGCGTCGGCATGGCGGCTTATTGCGCCTCCAAGGCGGCGCTGCGTAGCCTGTGCCAGACCGTGGGGCTGGAAATGGCCGAA
The nucleotide sequence above comes from Serratia rhizosphaerae. Encoded proteins:
- the dhbA gene encoding 2,3-dihydro-2,3-dihydroxybenzoate dehydrogenase, giving the protein MSNWDFSGKRVWVTGAGAGIGLQTARQFAEAGAEVIGFDLRFAESAYPFRTEVLDIADAEAVDRVCTRLLAEHGELDVLVNGAGILRMGLTDATSSADWMACLNVNAGGAFNMFRHTLPVFRRQRRGAIVSIASNAAHVPRVGMAAYCASKAALRSLCQTVGLEMAEFGVRSNMVSPGSTNTPMQRGMWQDESGEQKTINGFPEQFKLGIPLGKIAQPQEVSDAILFLASDMASHITMQDIVIDGGATLAA